A window of the Callospermophilus lateralis isolate mCalLat2 chromosome 7, mCalLat2.hap1, whole genome shotgun sequence genome harbors these coding sequences:
- the LOC143403429 gene encoding dnaJ homolog subfamily B member 8-like — translation MVNYYRVLGVPPNASPSEIKKAYHQLALRVHPDKNLEDKEAAAERFKEVAEAYEVLSDPRKRSDYDRSRENCFQKEIKRDSRYKEHLVEEPCFERPRHVFENDSEDEHHFSDYFSLGHNDRARRFHSSLFDVTPILDTGFSTFVSVGSRSNPFTSETFVPFVSSGMGNFKLVTTCSQMVNGKRVVTRKVVEHVRRETEVEKERFFHQIPRPHW, via the coding sequence ATGGTGAATTATTACAGAGTATTAGGGGTGCCTCCCAATGCTTCCCCCTCTGAAATCAAGAAGGCTTATCACCAGTTGGCTCTGCGGGTACATCCAGACAAGAATCTAGAGGACAAGGAGGCTGCTGCCGAGAGATTCAAAGAAGTAGCAGAGGCCTATGAGGTCTTGTCTGATCCCAGGAAACGCAGTGACTATGACAGGTCCAGAGAGAACTGCTTCCAAAAGGAAATCAAAAGAGACAGCAGATATAAGGAACATCTGGTGGAAGAACCGTGCTTTGAGAGGCCacgccatgtctttgagaatgacTCTGAAGATGAACACCACTTCTCAGACTATTTTTCTCTTGGCCACAATGATAGGGCTAGGAGATTTCACTCCTCTCTCTTTGATGTGACCCCCATATTGGACACTGGATTTTCCACTTTTGTATCTGTGGGCTCCAGATCAAATCCCTTTACCTCTGAGACATTTGTACCCTTTGTAAGCAGTGGAATGGGAAACTTCAAACTGGTTACCACTTGCAGCCAGATGGTGAATGGCAAGAGAGTTGTTACACGGAAAGTTGTAGAACATGTAAGGAGAGAGACTGAAGtggaaaaagaaagattttttcACCAGATTCCTCGACCTCATTGGTAA